A window from Theropithecus gelada isolate Dixy chromosome 1, Tgel_1.0, whole genome shotgun sequence encodes these proteins:
- the ENSA gene encoding alpha-endosulfine isoform X6, with protein MSQKQEEENPAEETGEEKQDTQEKEGILPERAEEAKLKAKYPSLGQKPGGSDFLMKRLQKGQKYFDSGDYNMAKAKMKNKQLPSAGPDKNLVTVAKLNDAARGSARS; from the exons ATGTCCCAGAAACAAGAAGAAGAGAACCCTGCGGAGGAGACCGGCGAGGAGAAGCAG GACACGCAGGAGAAAGAAGGTATTCTCCCTGAGAGAGCTGAAGAGGCAAAGCTAAAGGCCAAATACCCAAGCCTAGGACAAAAGCCTGGAGGCTCCGACTTCCTCATGAAGAGACTCCAGAAAGGG CAAAAGTACTTTGACTCAGGAGACTACAACATGGCCAAAGCCAAGATGAAGAATAAGCAGCTGCCAAGTGCAGGACCAGACAAGAACCTGGTGACTG TGGCCAAGTTGAATGATGCTGCCCGGGGCTCCGCCAGATCCTGA
- the ENSA gene encoding alpha-endosulfine isoform X3 — protein MSQKQEEENPAEETGEEKQDTQEKEGILPERAEEAKLKAKYPSLGQKPGGSDFLMKRLQKGQKYFDSGDYNMAKAKMKNKQLPSAGPDKNLVTGDHIPTPQDLPQRKSSLVTSKLAGGQVE, from the exons ATGTCCCAGAAACAAGAAGAAGAGAACCCTGCGGAGGAGACCGGCGAGGAGAAGCAG GACACGCAGGAGAAAGAAGGTATTCTCCCTGAGAGAGCTGAAGAGGCAAAGCTAAAGGCCAAATACCCAAGCCTAGGACAAAAGCCTGGAGGCTCCGACTTCCTCATGAAGAGACTCCAGAAAGGG CAAAAGTACTTTGACTCAGGAGACTACAACATGGCCAAAGCCAAGATGAAGAATAAGCAGCTGCCAAGTGCAGGACCAGACAAGAACCTGGTGACTGGTGACCACATCCCCACCCCACAGGATCTGCCCCAGAGAAAGTCTTCGCTCGTCACCAGCAAGCTTGCGGG TGGCCAAGTTGAATGA
- the ENSA gene encoding alpha-endosulfine isoform X2, whose product MDAGRVFGKKVNGRGLAGGPGCDVCYGLVEDTQEKEGILPERAEEAKLKAKYPSLGQKPGGSDFLMKRLQKGQKYFDSGDYNMAKAKMKNKQLPSAGPDKNLVTGDHIPTPQDLPQRKSSLVTSKLAGGQVE is encoded by the exons ATGGACGCGGGGCGGGTGTTTGGAAAGAAGGTGAATGGAAGGGGTCTAGCTGGTGGTCCTGGGTGTGATGTGTGTTATGGGTTAGTAGAG GACACGCAGGAGAAAGAAGGTATTCTCCCTGAGAGAGCTGAAGAGGCAAAGCTAAAGGCCAAATACCCAAGCCTAGGACAAAAGCCTGGAGGCTCCGACTTCCTCATGAAGAGACTCCAGAAAGGG CAAAAGTACTTTGACTCAGGAGACTACAACATGGCCAAAGCCAAGATGAAGAATAAGCAGCTGCCAAGTGCAGGACCAGACAAGAACCTGGTGACTGGTGACCACATCCCCACCCCACAGGATCTGCCCCAGAGAAAGTCTTCGCTCGTCACCAGCAAGCTTGCGGG TGGCCAAGTTGAATGA
- the ENSA gene encoding alpha-endosulfine isoform X5 — protein sequence MSQKQEEENPAEETGEEKQEKEGILPERAEEAKLKAKYPSLGQKPGGSDFLMKRLQKGQKYFDSGDYNMAKAKMKNKQLPSAGPDKNLVTGDHIPTPQDLPQRKSSLVTSKLAG from the exons ATGTCCCAGAAACAAGAAGAAGAGAACCCTGCGGAGGAGACCGGCGAGGAGAAGCAG GAGAAAGAAGGTATTCTCCCTGAGAGAGCTGAAGAGGCAAAGCTAAAGGCCAAATACCCAAGCCTAGGACAAAAGCCTGGAGGCTCCGACTTCCTCATGAAGAGACTCCAGAAAGGG CAAAAGTACTTTGACTCAGGAGACTACAACATGGCCAAAGCCAAGATGAAGAATAAGCAGCTGCCAAGTGCAGGACCAGACAAGAACCTGGTGACTGGTGACCACATCCCCACCCCACAGGATCTGCCCCAGAGAAAGTCTTCGCTCGTCACCAGCAAGCTTGCGGGGTAA
- the ENSA gene encoding alpha-endosulfine isoform X4, with product MTQHPGWGPQPQSAKIGVEDTQEKEGILPERAEEAKLKAKYPSLGQKPGGSDFLMKRLQKGQKYFDSGDYNMAKAKMKNKQLPSAGPDKNLVTGDHIPTPQDLPQRKSSLVTSKLAG from the exons ATGACCCAGCATCCGGGCTGGGGCCCGCAGCCTCAATCCGCAAAGATAGGGGTCGAG GACACGCAGGAGAAAGAAGGTATTCTCCCTGAGAGAGCTGAAGAGGCAAAGCTAAAGGCCAAATACCCAAGCCTAGGACAAAAGCCTGGAGGCTCCGACTTCCTCATGAAGAGACTCCAGAAAGGG CAAAAGTACTTTGACTCAGGAGACTACAACATGGCCAAAGCCAAGATGAAGAATAAGCAGCTGCCAAGTGCAGGACCAGACAAGAACCTGGTGACTGGTGACCACATCCCCACCCCACAGGATCTGCCCCAGAGAAAGTCTTCGCTCGTCACCAGCAAGCTTGCGGGGTAA
- the ENSA gene encoding alpha-endosulfine isoform X1, with the protein MSQKQEEENPAEETGEEKQDTQEKEGILPERAEEAKLKAKYPSLGQKPGGSDFLMKRLQKGVWGIISYPLSLEPKGVLGMKSVEQKYFDSGDYNMAKAKMKNKQLPSAGPDKNLVTGDHIPTPQDLPQRKSSLVTSKLAG; encoded by the exons ATGTCCCAGAAACAAGAAGAAGAGAACCCTGCGGAGGAGACCGGCGAGGAGAAGCAG GACACGCAGGAGAAAGAAGGTATTCTCCCTGAGAGAGCTGAAGAGGCAAAGCTAAAGGCCAAATACCCAAGCCTAGGACAAAAGCCTGGAGGCTCCGACTTCCTCATGAAGAGACTCCAGAAAGGGGTATGGGGCATAATCTCTTACCCTCTTTCTTTGGAGCCAAAGGGGGTTCTTGGAATGAAGTCTGTAGAG CAAAAGTACTTTGACTCAGGAGACTACAACATGGCCAAAGCCAAGATGAAGAATAAGCAGCTGCCAAGTGCAGGACCAGACAAGAACCTGGTGACTGGTGACCACATCCCCACCCCACAGGATCTGCCCCAGAGAAAGTCTTCGCTCGTCACCAGCAAGCTTGCGGGGTAA